The genomic DNA TTCGAGTTCGAAGTGATTGTGGTGGATTCAGGCTCGACAGACGGGACGTTGGATATTTGCCGAACCTTCCCTGTCCTTTTGCAGACTATTTCTCCCCAGGACTTTGGGCACGGCACAACCCGTAACCTGGGATGCCAATTGGCACAGGGCAAATATGTCCTATTCTTAGTGCAGGATGCCAGGCCCGCGGATTCGGACTGGATGTATGCCCTGGTACGTGCGCTAGAAGAGATGCCAGAGGCTGCGGGGGCTTACAGTCGCCATCTGCCTCGTCCTAATGCCGACTATCTGAGCCGTGCCATAGCCGAGTATTGGAGCCGCCGCCACCCCGAGCGCATGGTGCAAACCCTCGGCAGCGAGGCGGAATTCGCCGCTCTCAGCCTAGAAGAAAAGCAAGAACGCTGTACTTTTAATAATGTGAGCGGCATGATACGGCGCACAGTCTGGGAGAAACACCCTTTGCCAAACATACCCTACGCCGAGGACCTAGCCTGGGCCCATGCAGTCATGCAGGATGGGTGGCACATCCTTTACGAGCCACAATCGCGCGTGTTCCATTCGCACAGCCGTAGCCCTGCCTATGAATTACGGCGGGCGTATGTGGACGGATTGATTGTGCCCAACATCTTTGGAGAGCAGAGGCCAGTGATGAGTGTGGGACAGGCTATGAGTCTGCTGCGGCACTGGCTACAAGAATGCATCACCGCTTATTTCGACCTTGCGCTGAGAGGTAGGATGTCTTCTGTCACACCCAATGAGATCTCGGCTTACTTAGATATCAAAGGCTGGTACCGAACGCGCTTCAGCCCCGAAGCCGCATGGCAGATGCTCGGGCTACAATCTCCCCATCCTGAATCGGTCCGCAAAGACCTATGGAGGAGGATAGGGTATCTCGAATGGCTACATCCGTGTCTGACAATGCGGCGCTTGGTGACGGGGCACGGGCTAAGACAAAGGGCAATGACCGATCGAGGCCGCACATTATCTCGGAAGGACGCGCACTTCATATTCTGGGCTACGTGGAACGTAGGCAAGGACTATATTAAACGAGCGGTGCTCGATGCAATGAGACCGGAACAACGCCAAGAGCCCGAGACAACAGTGTTTGAGATCGGCCAATATGCCGGGGGCCTCATCAGAGGTGCAATGGAGGAGGGTGTCTTGAACAGAGCCCTTTTCTGGCGCATCCGGCTTTACGCCGCCAGCCACGTGATCGGCAAGCGGCTGGGATGGGGAGCCTATGCCTGTGGCGTGAATGGACGTCTCTGGCGGGCTCTGAACTATGTTCTAGGAGGCGGGGTATGAGATGGCCATTGGTCAGCGTCATCATACTCAACTACAACGGCAAGGCCATCCTCGACCTCGTCCGGCGCAGTGTGCAGACTATCCTGGATGGCACGTATCGGAATGTGGAAATCATCTTGGCCGACGATTGCTCCACTGATGGCAGTGCGGAGGAATTGTCTAAACTCTGTGACAGTGATCGAATTCGTTTGACCCATACACAAAAGCACAGTGGTGTTGGGGCAGCACGGAATGCGGGACTAAGGCTAGCGCGAGGAGCGTACATTGCTTTCCTCGACAATGATGCACTACCAGAACCAGATTGGCTCTCGGCATTGGTGATGCGGATGGAAGAGAACCCCCAGTGGGGTAGCTGTGCGTCGCGGCTGATGTTCGCTGACCGACCAGATATCGTGAATGGTATAGGGTCTGTGCTCAATGAACTCGCTCACGGCAACGGAGTGTGTATCCACGAGATGTACGAGTTCGCCAGTGCACCGACCGAGGTGATGTACGCCACCGGAAACGGCATGATCATCCGCCGGCGGGTGTTGGACGAAGTGGGCCCCTTCGACGAAGGGTTCCGTTTCTACGGCCATGATGATTCAGACATCGGCATCCGTATCCGCAATGCTGGATACGAGATCGGTGTCGCTCCAGAAGCAGTGGTCTGGCATCTCCACAGTTACAGCAAGCACGACCCAACGATGTATTACTGGGATGAACGTAACCGGCTACGCTTTGTGCTCAAGCATTACCACTGGTCAGAGATACTCGGCTTCATTGTGCGAGATGGGATCTTTCACCTGAAGCCAGGTCGTGTTCACCCCTACGTCCGCGCCTGGTGGTCAGCACTGACTGAGGAGCCGAGTTTGTGGCCTTACCGTTGGGCGAACCGCAGATTGGGCCCATTCTTGCGCCGCTATGCACGCTGGTTCGAGAAAGATCACCACCTACTCATCGCACCAGATAACCGCCAACACGCCGCTGCTTTCGCACCGCTTACGGAGATGCACGTAGGCAGCAATGAGGAGGATTATCTCTACCACGGGTGGTTCTGGCGAGAACGGTGGGGCGAGATACCCATACGCTGGGCAGCACGCGTAGCATCCATTCGCTTCTCGCTGAACGAGCACAAAAGCAAGTTGCTGGTCCAGTTTGTCGCACATCGAGGGGTGCCGGGTGTTGATTTGACGTTACATCTGCGTAGGATGGATAATGGCCAAATCACCTCTGCTCATAAGATAAGGGCAAGATTGCCTGATCAGCCAGGATTATTCAACTTGCGTGAGCCCTGCCCTTTGGAGCCAGGTCGTTACCATCTTATCTTCGAGGCCAACCGGGCGTATACCGAAGAGGGGCCTTTCCCTCGCCGCATCGCTTTCGGGTTATCTGCTTTACGTTTCGAGGGAGCAGGGAAATGAGAATACTGCAAGTGGCCCATACTTTCTTGCCAGAAAGTTCCGGTGGAACGGAGATACATGTTTACCTGCTGTGCAAAGATCTTCAGCCTCGCCACCAAGTAGCAGTGTTCTACCGTATCTATGCCCCAAACCAGCCCGAGCATAGTCTATTGTCCAGCGAATATGACGGCATCCCAGTGTACAAGGTGGTCAACAATTTCACGGCTTCACCGCCTCCGCTGGTGAACTATTTCGATCCGCGAGTGGAGGCACGATTTGACGAGGTGCTGGACGAATTTCGGCCTGACGTAGTGCACTTCCACCACTTGGGTGGCGGCTTGAGCACCTCAATGATCTCGGCCACGAAGAGACGCGGCCTGCCCACTGTCCTGACACTGCATGATTTCTGGTATATGTGCTATCTTTCCACTTTGTTCACCCGGGACTATCAGCGTTGCCCTGGACCTGAGGGGGGCTTGCGATGTCACCGCTGCTACCATTTGCCAGCGCCCGAGTTCGAGCGCCTCCCTCCCCTAATCCACATGCAGCGAGTGGGTGTCTGGGGGACAGTGGGCTACGCAAGACGTTTCATCACTGGCCTTCTCAAAATGCCGGCCCACAATGATCAGCAGCGACATGCAGCGCTCCTGATGACCCGCGACACTTACTTCCGACATCTGCTGAGTTTACCTGATGTGCTCATCGCGCCCTCTAATTTCCTGAAAGAGCGCTTTGTGGAGTGGGGCATAGCGGGCGATCGGATCATCCATCTGCCAAACGGAGTGAATTCGGCAAGTCTCGAGTCAGGCTCTGATATCGCATCGCGGGGCGAGAGGCTGCGATTCACTTACATCGGCTCCATCACTCCTCACAAAGGGGTGGATTTGCTGGTAGATGCCTTCAACATGCTCGCCGATGCACCGGTAGAGTTGCATATCTACGGCGATGCGGAGGCGAATATCCTCACCAGCCGCTATGTCGCTAAACTGCGCGCCCGGATCACGAACTCTCGCATATGCTTCGAGGGGCCTGTACCTCACCAGGAAGTTGGGCGTGTCTTGGCGCAGACGGATATGTTCATTTTGCCATCTCGTGTTTACGAGAATTGCCCGATGTCTATCCTCGAAGCGCTGTGGGCGGGCGTGCCCGTACTGACGGCAAATATCGGCGGCATGGCGGAGTTGATCCGCGATGGGGAGAACGGCCTGCTTTTCCGCGCCGATGATGCTGCACACTTGGCTGCACGAGTGCGTGAGGTAGCCTCAAATCCAATCCTATTGGACAAATTGCGGGCCGGGATCGTAAGGCCTCGCACGTCAGCGGAGGTAAGCCGAGACCTCGAGGCCATATATGAACGCCTGCCATCGAGGCCAGGTTCATGAACGCACGAGGGCTTCAGGCGCTAGCGCTATCTTTTTGTTTGGCTGCGCTGACCACTGGCTGCATTCCGACTAAGAAGCAATTAGATGTTTACCAACCTGTAGCCACAGAGCCAGTAGGCGAGATACGCCAGGACCGCACTATCGGCCAAACCTTCCTATCGCATTACTCCGGACTATGCCAAGTTGACGTGCTCTTGGCCACCTACGCCCGCCAAAACACACAACCGGTCGCATTTCACCTGCGCGAGAGCCCCCAAAGCACTACAGACCTGGTAACCATTATTTTCAATGCCGCAGATGTTCAGGACAATGCCTACCGCTCTTTCACCTTCACTCCCATCCCGAACTCCGCTGGACGTTCCTATTACTTCTTTTTCGATTCGCCCACTTCCACACACGGTGATGCCATTACTGCCTGGGCCACGCCGGAGGAAGTTTATAGCGAGGGAACATTTTACAAGCGCGATGAAGCCCAAACTGGTGACCTGGCTTTCAGGACACATTATTCCTACTCTCCGATCGTACTCGCTTCGGTGGCGGCAAGGGGGTTGCCACGCAGCGTGGTGCCATTATTGATAGGCGCGCTCTTACTGATAATGCCTGGTTGGGCACTGTTGAGCCTAGGTTGGCAAGGACTGCATCGCCTTGGCGACAAATTGGTACTGGCTGGCGCACTGAGCCTTTCCCTCTACCCAGTGCTTCTGGCGTTTTGCAAAGTGGTTGGGTTGCACTTGAGCGCGCCTTGGGTGTGGGGTTTGCTCGCCGGCAGTATGATGCTTGTAACCTGGAAGGAATGGGCAAAGTGGCGGAGATCTGGCGACCCAAGACCCAAATTGCAGTTCCCCGACGTCCTGTTTCTGCTCCTTGCCCTCTTCGTTCTACTCAGCCGCCTGCTCACCGCTCCTGAACTGCGCATCCCTCTGTGGGCCGACTCCTATCAACACAGTGTTATCACTCAACTTATTGCCGAAAATGGCGGCCTATTTGACTCTTGGGAACCTTACGCTCCGCTGCGCAGTTTCACCTACCATTTCGGGTTCCACGCTGTCGCCGCTTTCTATCAATGGCTCTCTGAGTTTGGCGCCCTGGAGTCAGTCTTCTGGATCGCCCAGGCGATCAATGCCCTGGCTGTGTTGGGCCTTTACCCACTGACCGTCCGTCTGTCGCGCAGCCACTGGGCGGGATTGGTGGCAGTCACGGCAGCGGCATGGCTGTCCCCCACGCCGGCATATTATG from Chloroflexota bacterium includes the following:
- a CDS encoding glycosyltransferase family 2 protein, translating into MSQAKPLVSVVIPTRNAGPEFRVVLEAVFDQVVPFEFEVIVVDSGSTDGTLDICRTFPVLLQTISPQDFGHGTTRNLGCQLAQGKYVLFLVQDARPADSDWMYALVRALEEMPEAAGAYSRHLPRPNADYLSRAIAEYWSRRHPERMVQTLGSEAEFAALSLEEKQERCTFNNVSGMIRRTVWEKHPLPNIPYAEDLAWAHAVMQDGWHILYEPQSRVFHSHSRSPAYELRRAYVDGLIVPNIFGEQRPVMSVGQAMSLLRHWLQECITAYFDLALRGRMSSVTPNEISAYLDIKGWYRTRFSPEAAWQMLGLQSPHPESVRKDLWRRIGYLEWLHPCLTMRRLVTGHGLRQRAMTDRGRTLSRKDAHFIFWATWNVGKDYIKRAVLDAMRPEQRQEPETTVFEIGQYAGGLIRGAMEEGVLNRALFWRIRLYAASHVIGKRLGWGAYACGVNGRLWRALNYVLGGGV
- a CDS encoding glycosyltransferase family 2 protein, which codes for MRWPLVSVIILNYNGKAILDLVRRSVQTILDGTYRNVEIILADDCSTDGSAEELSKLCDSDRIRLTHTQKHSGVGAARNAGLRLARGAYIAFLDNDALPEPDWLSALVMRMEENPQWGSCASRLMFADRPDIVNGIGSVLNELAHGNGVCIHEMYEFASAPTEVMYATGNGMIIRRRVLDEVGPFDEGFRFYGHDDSDIGIRIRNAGYEIGVAPEAVVWHLHSYSKHDPTMYYWDERNRLRFVLKHYHWSEILGFIVRDGIFHLKPGRVHPYVRAWWSALTEEPSLWPYRWANRRLGPFLRRYARWFEKDHHLLIAPDNRQHAAAFAPLTEMHVGSNEEDYLYHGWFWRERWGEIPIRWAARVASIRFSLNEHKSKLLVQFVAHRGVPGVDLTLHLRRMDNGQITSAHKIRARLPDQPGLFNLREPCPLEPGRYHLIFEANRAYTEEGPFPRRIAFGLSALRFEGAGK
- a CDS encoding glycosyltransferase family 4 protein, which codes for MRILQVAHTFLPESSGGTEIHVYLLCKDLQPRHQVAVFYRIYAPNQPEHSLLSSEYDGIPVYKVVNNFTASPPPLVNYFDPRVEARFDEVLDEFRPDVVHFHHLGGGLSTSMISATKRRGLPTVLTLHDFWYMCYLSTLFTRDYQRCPGPEGGLRCHRCYHLPAPEFERLPPLIHMQRVGVWGTVGYARRFITGLLKMPAHNDQQRHAALLMTRDTYFRHLLSLPDVLIAPSNFLKERFVEWGIAGDRIIHLPNGVNSASLESGSDIASRGERLRFTYIGSITPHKGVDLLVDAFNMLADAPVELHIYGDAEANILTSRYVAKLRARITNSRICFEGPVPHQEVGRVLAQTDMFILPSRVYENCPMSILEALWAGVPVLTANIGGMAELIRDGENGLLFRADDAAHLAARVREVASNPILLDKLRAGIVRPRTSAEVSRDLEAIYERLPSRPGS